The nucleotide window TTATCAGATTCATAGTTTCCCACAAACTCTGAATGTGGAAAGAACATTTTGTGAAATTGAATAACTTGTCATCAGAGAAATATTTGCAATGATTTGGGAATGTTTATTCCCTGGCCAGAGACCAAGTATTATTTCTTTAGAATAACAGCCTCGGGAAGGCAGTTGGTCTTCAATAACATCCAATTTTACAATTTTATAGACGTGTATGGGTTATGTGATAAGAATAAATAAACCCTTTATACAGTAAAGGCAACAAGCATTTTCTGAGTGAATGGGTGTTCTTTTTTTAATGATTGACTGAATTATTTTGTGATTGGTTAGGCCCAGCACAGTCTTCGTCGTAGTATTATATTTCAACCACTAGATGTCAGTAAATATATTTCCTTTGCTGATATCAATCCCACAATCCTTGCAAGTGATGTGTATTCATTTGAATGGCAAAAGCTGTCTCTGGCTAGATTGTTAGCAAAGACATCTGCAAGTTAGCTGGGAGTTTAGAGACAGATAACTTCTGAGTCATCATCAAATGGACATTCACGTTTAGGGAATTGAAAGACACTTCGCAAAATGTGACGGTTAGTAAACCAAATATCTTTAACATTATCATTTGTAGTTGGCTAGTTTTATtgaactagctagctactaggTGTTAGAAAGTTAGCTTGCTAATCTAGCACGCAAACAAGCCATATGTTTCCTGAAAATTCccaagcaagctagctagctaacgtcagcTAGATAGTTTAACCTCGCTTTACTCTATCGGACTAGTTGGATAACTAGTTATAATTTGACATTGTTTTGGTTGCCCGTAATTAATCACATATCAAACGGGCAAGCTATGAAGGCCATCCGTCTGCTTTCATAGTCAAAAAATTATTAGTGCCATCCAACGATGATAGCTAGCTAACTCTACGTACGCAGCAGCTGACTACAAGctagttagccagctagctctAGTTACACTACTCGGACTGGAGATAGCGTTTGTAGTATGCTAAATGGACAGAACCTGGCACCGATCTACGGTATTATGAGAAACGTATTTGGTTGACATTACCATTATCTTGTTTAGCATTGAATgcagataaaaaaaacaacGCTATTTAGCCCCTGCTAGAGTAGAGCCAGGCCACTTGCTAACTTAATAAGATGGTTGGGTGTGCCCTGCCTATAGCTAGCTCGCTACAGTACTTCATATGCACCAGGCTTGGAACATGACTGTTGTGACAACAAGGCTACGTGGAGGCAGTTGCAGCACTCAGATCACCATTATGTTTGTCATTGTTGCTTTTACTGGTCTACTCAGTATATTAGTCAAGTTAGCCAGCTTCAGGTTGGCCACACATCTGAATTGTATAACCTATCGATGTaaaagaaatgttttgttttgttcaagGTATCTTAACTATGGCCACTGGAAATCAGGATGGGCAAAAGAGGAAGTTCGACAGGCTCAGCCAAGCCATGCCTCATGCTCCGTGTATGCCCAATCTACTTTCTGTTACTGAAGAGACCATGAAGAAGGTGGGTGGGTCTGGAGGAACAGACCTTTTTCCCTTAGCACAATACAACAAAAAAAGTGTCAAACTACGGTTAACAGTTTATGAAAACACTAGGAGTGCTTTTATCGCTTATCCTTTTGTTTTAGGTGGATTATTATAATAAGGAAGATATAGATAAAGACAGGTGAGTTAAGGCTCACGTCCACACGGCTTTTCATCTAACGCATTCTCTGCATCCCCAGCTGAGATGCTGTGACTCATTGGACCACCGACGCATCTTTCCATGCCAACAATCACCATGTCTGTCTTCTAACCGTAACTATCTGGACCCTCACACCTCTGCCCCTTCACCCAGTCTCtgttgtccccccccctctctcacggcAGATTCACATTGACACACGTCCACATTCCTGGCAAAGTGAAGCGAGTTTCGGTGTGCAAGAGGAAGGCCCGCCAAGCGGTGTTGAGCTCGGTGGTGTTGCGCAGGGTGCCCCGCGCGGGCTTGGCCTGTGACATGGCCAACAAGGAGAATGAGCTGATAAGTGAAGACATTGAGGGAGATGTACACTACAATGACAACTGCGGGTTCCCTGTGAACTCTGCAGAGGCCTCCAAGATGACTGAGCCCGGCTCCAAGTGCGGCGATTACTTTGCTGAGGtaaactctctccctcctcagggaAGGTCCGGGCCTTGACTCGGATGGAATTCGTATTGTTTTCTTACGGGGTGAAAAGAATTGTATCGGATCATTTTCATGTCCTAATTTTCTAAGCATCTTTCTGCTGTTTTGATAGTTATCGAAAGACCATGAAGCTATGACGCACGTGTTGTTTGGAAGGAATCTACGACTTAATGTAGCGCTGACACTTTGGCGTCGAAATACCAGTGAACTTGTGGCATACCTGATCAGGTAATTCcacttttttttctgtttgttgTATCCAGTTGTACAATGATCAGAAATTAATATTGTCCTAccttgctgtgtctgtgtgttgtttttcattTAACAGAATTCAAGATACTGGGGTGCTTCTTGATTGTCTACCCGTTATAACAAAAAAGTGAGCATCAGTCTATGTACTTGTTTTGAttctttattaaaaaaatatttcaaaagGGACATTAAGCGTCTCATGGCCACTAAGCACTGTCATTTTTCCTTCCTTCAGCCTTCAGAGTGACACaccatgcatttcacttggctGCTGTGTAGACCTACTACCACAAGTGAAAACAATCCTCGCCAGCAAACATGAAGAGTAAGCTGAAAAACACCACACTCGTGTTAATTCTTCATCTGCCTTGATACTAAACTCTGATATTTAATGTAATCCTTTTCCAGACACTTGATTGTGGGTTTGCACTGGGTGCAATCTGTAATCAAAAAGTGGTGGCCAGAACTCTCTGCGAATGGCATTACGCTGAAGGACAGCTTCTCAGAAGACAAGTATGCACTTGCTATGCATTTGATACACTTGTCTACTTTTCTGCTTTGCCAAGCCTACATATTCATCAGGTGAAAAGGATTTGTATGATAACTTGTTGTTATTGTCATTGCGCTTACATCATTGCAGGAACCTTCAAGCCATGAGGCAGCAGCTGAAAGAATGTTGGGAGGATGGAACCCAGCTAAGTTCAGTTCCAGGAACTACAGGAGAGATGGCAAAGGTGGACTGCTGCAGTTTCATGTTGCAGATTATTTGCTTATTATTAGCATGTTTATGCAGATTCATATCTCACCCTTTGTCACCCTCTCTGATCTTCATTGTTTTTATTTACAGACCATAGAGTCCTACCTATCACAGCTTCACTGACATGTCCTGTCTAGCACTGAAGAGGGGGGTACCACTACTGCCGGACAGAGTATGGTTTGACTTCGATTTGGAAGCCAGAGAAACTGACTCAAAAGTGGTCTATGCTCCACTGGAAACCTGTGTCCTGTTGGGATTGACGAACTGAGCTATTCAGACATGGTTTCAATCAACAGTTTTGAAGGACATGGGAGCCTTTCGGCACACCAGGAATGACTGCTTCACATTGAAGTGGATCGTCGTTTTCAAGGGGCACACACTATCTCCGTGAGACTGCTTCCAGGCCGTTTCATCACGTGCCAAGCTCCGTTTCAACACAGCACTCTTGCTTGCCTCGGTGTGCAACTACACCTGTGGTTACAGCGAAGGCCCCCTTGATTTTCACTTGTTTTTCACTTGTTTCCTGAAT belongs to Osmerus eperlanus chromosome 8, fOsmEpe2.1, whole genome shotgun sequence and includes:
- the katnbl1 gene encoding KATNB1-like protein 1, which encodes MATGNQDGQKRKFDRLSQAMPHAPCMPNLLSVTEETMKKVDYYNKEDIDKDRFTLTHVHIPGKVKRVSVCKRKARQAVLSSVVLRRVPRAGLACDMANKENELISEDIEGDVHYNDNCGFPVNSAEASKMTEPGSKCGDYFAELSKDHEAMTHVLFGRNLRLNVALTLWRRNTSELVAYLIRIQDTGVLLDCLPVITKNLQSDTPCISLGCCVDLLPQVKTILASKHEEHLIVGLHWVQSVIKKWWPELSANGITLKDSFSEDKNLQAMRQQLKECWEDGTQLSSVPGTTGEMAKTIESYLSQLH